One Candidatus Eisenbacteria bacterium genomic window carries:
- a CDS encoding SPFH/Band 7/PHB domain protein, producing MIAQIGFFLLIIALFITLISLARSARIVSQFEKGLVLRLGRYRNTVDSGLTFLVPIIEDMIKVDMRERVINVEPQKVITKDNVLVTVDAVIYYRISDPVKATFEVQNFAYAATTLAQTNLRNLIGDKSLDETLTARDMINSNLRNVLDEATNTWGVKVTRVEVQKIDPPADITEAMSRQMKAERDKRAAILESEGVKQSQILQAEGVKQSEILKAEGDAQARITRATAEAKAIEMVSNAAESFFKERAEASKRLDVLNTVLASQAKYIIPTGSELVNVLGLDDKNVVPLKR from the coding sequence ATGATCGCGCAGATCGGCTTCTTCCTGCTCATCATCGCCCTGTTCATCACCCTCATCTCGCTCGCGCGCTCGGCGCGCATCGTGAGCCAGTTCGAAAAGGGGCTGGTGCTGCGCCTGGGCCGCTACCGCAACACCGTGGACTCCGGGCTGACGTTCCTGGTTCCGATCATCGAGGACATGATCAAGGTGGACATGCGCGAGCGCGTCATCAACGTCGAGCCGCAGAAGGTCATCACCAAGGACAACGTGCTCGTGACCGTGGACGCGGTCATCTACTACCGCATCAGCGACCCGGTGAAGGCCACCTTCGAAGTGCAGAACTTCGCCTACGCCGCGACGACGCTCGCGCAGACCAACCTGCGCAACCTGATCGGCGACAAGTCGCTCGACGAGACGCTCACGGCGCGCGACATGATCAACTCCAACCTGCGCAACGTGCTCGACGAGGCGACGAACACGTGGGGCGTCAAGGTGACCCGCGTCGAGGTGCAGAAGATCGACCCGCCCGCCGACATCACCGAAGCCATGTCGCGCCAGATGAAGGCCGAGCGCGACAAGCGCGCCGCGATCCTCGAGTCCGAGGGCGTCAAGCAGTCGCAGATCCTTCAGGCCGAGGGCGTGAAACAGTCCGAGATCCTCAAGGCCGAGGGCGACGCGCAGGCGCGGATCACCCGCGCGACCGCGGAGGCGAAGGCGATCGAAATGGTCTCCAACGCCGCCGAGAGCTTCTTCAAGGAGCGCGCCGAGGCGAGCAAGCGGCTCGACGTGCTCAACACCGTGCTCGCCTCGCAGGCCAAGTACATCATTCCGACGGGCTCCGAGCTCGTGAACGTGCTCGGGCTCGATGACAAGAACGTGGTGCCGCTCAAGCGCTGA
- a CDS encoding ChaN family lipoprotein: MKRFARAALLLSVLLVPAARAEDRVANLPIGDPARRDRELAVVLDGITDAARGDTIGPAELAARLDDVRLLFVGESHVDMEFHRVQLAVLRELERRGRHVMIGLEMYPVPEQPWLDRWHTDRKWTEEAFLSDSHWYGNWGYNWNYYRDIFRFAREKDLPMYAVNLPRAAVTTVRTKGFDSLSVETRAMLPPRVDLGSAEHRRLFRAYFGDADALHGGMSEAMFEGMYRAQCAWDAAMGWNALEALKRHGDAKSIMVVLIGSGHVAYGLGAERQAKPWFEGRTACVIPVPVADEWGGTPVGTVRASYADFVWGLPPTSDPLYPSSGISTLESRRGEYYRVINVAEDSPAEAAGVRAGDELVSMDGQPIPDKETSNRLMADKRWGDDVLYRVRREGRELDLRVHLRRRAPGRPAASPDAAGSAK; this comes from the coding sequence ATGAAGCGATTCGCCCGCGCCGCGCTGCTGCTTTCCGTACTGCTCGTTCCCGCGGCGCGCGCCGAAGACCGCGTCGCGAACCTCCCGATCGGCGATCCGGCGCGCCGGGACCGTGAGCTCGCCGTGGTGCTCGACGGCATCACCGACGCAGCGCGCGGCGACACGATCGGACCGGCGGAGCTGGCCGCCCGACTCGACGACGTGAGGCTGCTGTTCGTCGGCGAGAGCCACGTGGACATGGAATTCCACCGCGTGCAGCTGGCCGTCCTTCGCGAGCTGGAACGGCGCGGCCGCCACGTCATGATCGGGCTCGAGATGTACCCGGTGCCGGAGCAGCCGTGGCTCGACCGCTGGCACACCGACCGCAAGTGGACCGAGGAGGCGTTCCTCTCCGACTCGCACTGGTACGGGAACTGGGGATACAACTGGAACTATTACCGGGACATCTTCCGATTCGCGCGCGAGAAGGATCTGCCGATGTACGCCGTCAACCTGCCGCGCGCCGCGGTCACCACGGTCCGAACGAAGGGCTTCGACTCGCTGTCGGTGGAGACGAGGGCGATGCTGCCGCCCAGGGTGGACCTGGGGAGCGCCGAGCACCGGCGGCTCTTTCGCGCCTACTTCGGCGACGCCGACGCGCTGCACGGCGGCATGTCCGAAGCGATGTTCGAGGGGATGTACCGCGCGCAGTGCGCCTGGGACGCGGCCATGGGCTGGAACGCTCTCGAGGCGCTGAAGCGGCATGGCGACGCGAAGTCCATCATGGTCGTGCTGATCGGCTCGGGACACGTGGCCTACGGGCTCGGGGCCGAGCGCCAGGCGAAGCCGTGGTTCGAAGGACGCACGGCGTGCGTCATCCCGGTGCCGGTGGCCGACGAATGGGGCGGAACGCCGGTCGGAACGGTGCGCGCCTCCTACGCCGATTTCGTCTGGGGTCTGCCGCCCACGAGCGACCCGCTCTATCCGTCCTCGGGAATCTCGACGCTCGAGTCGCGGCGCGGCGAGTACTACCGGGTGATCAACGTCGCCGAGGATTCACCGGCCGAGGCTGCGGGCGTCCGGGCAGGCGACGAGCTGGTCTCGATGGATGGCCAGCCGATCCCGGACAAGGAAACGAGCAACCGGCTGATGGCGGACAAGCGCTGGGGCGACGACGTGCTCTACCGCGTGAGGCGTGAGGGCCGCGAGCTCGACTTGCGGGTGCACCTGCGGCGGCGGGCTCCGGGGCGGCCCGCGGCGAGCCCGGACGCGGCCGGAAGCGCCAAGTGA
- a CDS encoding M20/M25/M40 family metallo-hydrolase encodes MTAPARWVSALALLAAFASAAGAGEARVRHGLKIALDPARGWLSVTDTLTVPASQVKDGEAQFLLNAALELRGSEPTVTEVPLHAPGARAGQDAGRFPGLDATAADRDSTVRLRRWRVALPASGGQVVLRYDGRFDFALSDEREQYTRGFRQTAGIVSKDGLYLAGEGFWYPRLGPGLIEFTLEAAEPGGWHVISPGNGTSRDDAGVARWDSHGPVDEITVCGGPLLVYRASAGAAEALVYLRRKDDALAAKYLEATAQYLEMYRGLIGPYPYGKFALVENFWETGYGMPSFTLLGSQVIRFPFILTSSYPHEILHNWWGNSVFVDYGGGNWCEGLTAYMADHLIQEQRGQGEAYRRDVLQKYRDYVREGRDFPLSRFRSRHSAATEAVGYGRALMLFHMVRRRIGDDAFRRWAAAFYRDFRGRQASFADVRASLEAVSGQDLGRLFAEQLNRTGAPELRLSVSGSGPSGGGYELRGSVEQAQAGEAFQLDVPVVVRTVAGPVLDTVRTGGARTPFSVRTVARPLSVEVDPSFDLFRLLDPRETPASIGQILGEPRVLAVLPARAGESERKAYRALVESWRSDVHAPEFTTDAELRMLPADRPVWLLGRGNALAPKLFASGRDFTLGPDRLAVDRESMPLAGHCAVLVRRHPADPAKAIGWIFADDLAALPGLGRKLPHYGKYSYLGFEGAEPANVLKGQWATADSPLRVELGPQTGPAGALAAFATATQTLPPRRALAELPPVFSQQALMEHVRWLASPEREGRGVGTKGLDAAAEYIATEFRKAGLEPGGDGGGYFQEFPSTRSPSGVPVRLRNVIGVLRGSEAAWAGQSALLTAHYDHLGFGWPDVHRGDEGRLHPGADDNASGVAVLLELAKSLAAGERPGRTLVFVAFTGEESGLQGSRYYAAHPAFPLDKMLGVINLDTVGRLDGKKLSVIAAGTASEWQHIFRGAGFVTGVEPRLIPEALESSDQQSFIERGVPAVQVFTDAHEDYHGPGDTADKVDGPGLVRVATFVREAIQYLGDRAEPLTNTIESARPGPPANGAPAADATASGAQGRRVTIGTMPDFAFAGPGVKVAAVTQGSPAEKAGLKEGDILVRLDGREISDLRGYSAMLKALAPGQAVRLVIRRDGAEREVPLTVAGR; translated from the coding sequence GTGACGGCCCCCGCGCGCTGGGTTTCGGCGCTCGCGCTGCTCGCGGCCTTCGCTTCGGCCGCGGGTGCGGGAGAAGCACGCGTCCGGCACGGCCTGAAGATCGCGCTCGACCCCGCGCGAGGCTGGCTCTCGGTCACCGACACGCTCACCGTCCCGGCATCGCAGGTGAAGGACGGCGAGGCGCAGTTCCTGCTCAACGCCGCGCTCGAGCTGCGCGGATCCGAGCCGACGGTCACCGAGGTCCCGCTCCACGCACCCGGGGCGCGGGCCGGACAGGATGCCGGGCGTTTCCCCGGCCTCGACGCCACGGCGGCCGACCGCGACTCGACCGTTCGTTTGCGCCGCTGGCGCGTCGCGCTGCCGGCCTCCGGCGGGCAGGTCGTGCTGCGCTACGACGGCCGCTTCGATTTCGCACTCTCGGACGAGCGCGAGCAGTACACGCGAGGCTTCCGCCAGACCGCGGGAATCGTCTCGAAGGACGGCCTCTATCTCGCGGGCGAAGGCTTCTGGTACCCGCGCCTGGGGCCGGGGCTGATCGAGTTCACGCTCGAGGCCGCCGAGCCCGGGGGCTGGCACGTCATCAGCCCGGGGAACGGCACCTCGCGCGACGACGCGGGCGTGGCGCGCTGGGATTCGCACGGACCCGTGGACGAGATCACGGTCTGCGGCGGGCCATTGCTCGTCTATCGCGCGTCGGCGGGCGCGGCCGAAGCGCTCGTCTACCTGCGCCGGAAGGACGACGCGCTGGCGGCGAAGTACCTCGAGGCGACGGCGCAATACCTCGAGATGTACCGCGGGCTGATCGGGCCCTACCCGTACGGAAAGTTCGCGCTCGTCGAGAACTTCTGGGAGACGGGCTACGGCATGCCGAGCTTCACGCTGCTGGGCTCGCAGGTGATCCGCTTCCCGTTCATCCTCACGTCCTCCTACCCGCACGAGATCCTCCACAACTGGTGGGGGAACTCGGTGTTCGTGGACTACGGCGGCGGCAACTGGTGCGAGGGGCTGACCGCCTACATGGCCGACCACCTGATCCAGGAGCAGCGCGGGCAGGGCGAGGCGTACCGGCGCGACGTGCTGCAGAAGTATCGTGACTACGTGCGCGAGGGCCGTGACTTTCCGCTCTCGCGGTTCCGCTCGCGCCACAGCGCCGCCACGGAAGCCGTCGGCTACGGCCGGGCGCTGATGCTCTTCCACATGGTCCGCCGCCGGATCGGGGACGACGCGTTCCGCCGCTGGGCCGCGGCGTTCTATCGCGACTTCCGTGGCCGGCAGGCGTCGTTCGCGGACGTGCGCGCCTCGCTCGAGGCGGTTTCCGGCCAGGACCTGGGACGACTGTTCGCCGAGCAGTTGAACCGCACCGGCGCGCCGGAGTTGCGCCTGAGCGTTTCCGGCAGCGGTCCCTCGGGCGGCGGATACGAGCTGCGCGGAAGCGTCGAACAGGCCCAGGCGGGCGAAGCGTTCCAGCTCGACGTGCCGGTCGTGGTGCGGACGGTGGCGGGGCCGGTGCTCGACACGGTCCGGACCGGGGGTGCGCGAACGCCGTTCTCGGTCCGCACCGTCGCGCGGCCGCTGTCCGTGGAGGTGGACCCCTCGTTCGACCTCTTCCGGCTGCTCGATCCGCGTGAGACGCCGGCTTCCATCGGGCAGATCCTCGGCGAGCCTCGTGTGCTGGCGGTGCTGCCCGCGCGCGCCGGAGAGTCCGAGCGCAAGGCCTACCGCGCGCTGGTCGAAAGCTGGCGCAGCGACGTTCACGCGCCCGAGTTCACGACGGACGCCGAACTCCGCATGCTGCCCGCCGACCGGCCGGTGTGGCTGCTCGGCCGGGGCAACGCGCTCGCACCGAAGCTCTTCGCCTCGGGACGCGACTTCACGCTCGGTCCGGACCGGCTCGCCGTGGATCGCGAGTCCATGCCGCTGGCCGGGCATTGCGCGGTGCTCGTGCGCAGGCATCCGGCGGACCCGGCGAAGGCGATTGGTTGGATTTTCGCCGACGATCTCGCGGCTCTTCCCGGACTGGGACGCAAGCTGCCGCACTACGGCAAGTATTCCTACCTCGGGTTCGAGGGCGCGGAGCCCGCCAACGTGCTCAAGGGCCAGTGGGCGACCGCCGATTCGCCGCTGCGGGTCGAGCTGGGTCCGCAAACCGGGCCGGCCGGCGCTCTCGCGGCGTTCGCGACCGCGACGCAGACCCTGCCCCCGCGGCGCGCGCTCGCCGAGTTGCCCCCGGTCTTCTCGCAGCAGGCGCTGATGGAGCACGTGCGCTGGCTCGCCTCGCCCGAGCGCGAAGGCCGTGGAGTCGGCACGAAGGGACTGGACGCGGCCGCGGAGTACATCGCCACCGAGTTCCGCAAGGCCGGCCTCGAGCCCGGGGGCGACGGCGGCGGCTACTTCCAGGAGTTCCCGTCCACGCGCTCGCCGTCGGGCGTGCCGGTGCGCCTGCGCAACGTGATCGGCGTGCTGCGCGGCAGTGAGGCGGCGTGGGCCGGACAGTCCGCGCTGCTCACCGCCCATTACGACCACCTCGGATTCGGCTGGCCCGACGTTCACCGGGGCGACGAGGGCCGGCTGCATCCGGGGGCGGACGACAACGCGAGCGGGGTCGCGGTCCTGCTCGAGCTGGCGAAGTCGCTCGCGGCGGGCGAGCGGCCCGGGCGCACGCTCGTCTTCGTCGCCTTCACGGGCGAGGAATCCGGCCTGCAGGGTTCGCGGTACTACGCCGCTCACCCGGCGTTCCCGCTCGACAAGATGCTCGGCGTCATCAACCTCGACACCGTCGGCCGGCTCGACGGGAAGAAGCTCTCGGTGATCGCGGCCGGAACGGCGTCGGAGTGGCAGCACATCTTCCGCGGCGCCGGCTTCGTCACCGGCGTCGAACCACGGCTGATTCCCGAGGCGCTCGAATCCTCCGACCAGCAGAGCTTCATCGAGCGCGGCGTGCCGGCCGTCCAGGTCTTCACCGACGCGCACGAGGACTACCACGGGCCGGGCGACACCGCGGACAAGGTGGACGGCCCGGGGCTCGTGCGGGTCGCGACCTTCGTGCGCGAAGCCATCCAGTACCTCGGCGACCGCGCCGAGCCGCTCACGAACACGATCGAGTCCGCCCGTCCCGGGCCGCCCGCGAATGGCGCGCCGGCGGCGGACGCCACCGCCTCGGGAGCGCAGGGCCGCCGGGTCACGATCGGGACGATGCCCGACTTCGCGTTCGCGGGCCCGGGCGTGAAGGTCGCCGCGGTGACGCAGGGCTCGCCCGCCGAGAAAGCCGGGCTCAAGGAGGGCGACATACTGGTCCGGCTCGACGGCCGCGAGATTTCCGACCTGCGCGGCTACTCGGCGATGCTCAAGGCGCTCGCGCCCGGCCAGGCGGTCAGGCTCGTGATCCGGCGTGACGGGGCCGAGCGCGAGGTCCCGCTCACGGTCGCCGGGCGCTGA
- a CDS encoding NfeD family protein: MNVWNWVLIVAGAVLILVEASLGGFAGFDLVLIGSAFVLGGGLGLAFGSPVAGFITASVLCILYIAIGRRMVRSRIHTPKVRTNTDALVDREGVVVQRIADHEAGQVKLGDEVWRAEPAPGAGPFEPGARVTVAGIHGVTLQVR; encoded by the coding sequence ATGAACGTCTGGAACTGGGTGCTCATCGTCGCGGGCGCCGTGCTCATTCTCGTCGAGGCTTCGCTCGGCGGCTTCGCCGGCTTCGACCTCGTCCTCATCGGCTCGGCGTTCGTCCTCGGCGGCGGACTCGGGCTCGCCTTCGGCAGCCCCGTCGCGGGCTTCATCACCGCGAGCGTGCTCTGCATCCTGTACATCGCCATCGGGCGGCGAATGGTCCGCAGCCGCATCCATACGCCGAAGGTCAGGACCAACACCGATGCGCTGGTGGACCGCGAAGGCGTGGTCGTTCAGCGCATCGCCGATCACGAGGCCGGTCAGGTGAAGCTGGGCGACGAAGTCTGGCGCGCCGAGCCCGCACCCGGCGCGGGGCCCTTCGAGCCGGGAGCACGGGTCACCGTGGCCGGCATCCACGGCGTCACCCTTCAGGTGAGGTAA
- a CDS encoding GGDEF domain-containing protein: MTKPTPSEEMAMAAPDRALQVLMQLGDPAERRTRSEVFDLALRTALTLLDADAVALTTNGKRAERMVLHSGSASAAAMSMPEGGSEVLRRFAEAPEPLALAVVTDDARVAEADGCPGVEPGPTLFIPVRGRDAAPAYLAAYRRRARARYTMVEIRMMLLLAAWLGSVLDSLRLASGLERTSVTDSLTGVYGVHYLRTALRREVRRARRYNQELSLVLVDVDRLKVHGEALGAMKGSLLLKELATALAGQVRSFDVLARCGDDAFMVILPQTGRDGATEVAERMRATVEQHAFSTGTPVPVTVSVGVAAFPTDASALQDLVRAVTRALKVAKQGGRNRVATPASKAA; encoded by the coding sequence GTGACGAAACCCACCCCGTCGGAGGAGATGGCCATGGCGGCGCCGGATCGCGCGCTTCAAGTGCTCATGCAGCTCGGGGACCCCGCCGAGCGCAGGACCCGTTCCGAGGTGTTCGATCTCGCGCTGCGAACGGCGCTCACGCTGCTCGATGCCGACGCGGTCGCGCTCACGACGAACGGCAAACGCGCCGAGCGCATGGTCCTGCATTCGGGCAGCGCATCGGCGGCGGCGATGTCCATGCCGGAGGGCGGCAGCGAGGTGCTGCGCCGGTTCGCCGAGGCGCCCGAGCCGCTGGCGCTCGCGGTCGTCACCGACGACGCGCGCGTGGCGGAGGCGGACGGTTGTCCGGGTGTCGAACCCGGGCCGACGCTGTTCATTCCGGTTCGTGGCCGTGACGCGGCGCCGGCGTACCTCGCCGCCTACCGGCGGCGCGCGCGGGCGCGCTACACGATGGTCGAGATCCGCATGATGCTGCTGCTCGCCGCGTGGCTCGGCTCGGTGCTCGACAGCCTGCGGCTGGCGAGCGGCCTCGAGCGCACGTCGGTCACCGACTCGCTCACGGGCGTCTACGGCGTTCATTACCTGCGGACCGCGCTGCGCCGCGAGGTTCGCAGGGCGCGGCGCTACAACCAGGAACTCTCGCTGGTGCTCGTGGACGTGGACCGCCTCAAGGTTCACGGCGAAGCTCTGGGCGCGATGAAGGGCAGCCTGCTGCTCAAGGAGCTGGCGACGGCTCTGGCCGGACAGGTGCGCTCGTTCGACGTGCTGGCCCGCTGCGGCGACGACGCCTTCATGGTGATCCTGCCGCAGACCGGGCGCGACGGCGCGACCGAGGTGGCCGAGCGCATGCGCGCCACGGTCGAGCAGCACGCGTTCTCGACCGGAACGCCGGTCCCGGTGACGGTGAGCGTCGGCGTCGCCGCGTTTCCCACCGATGCGAGCGCGCTGCAGGACCTGGTCAGGGCCGTGACGCGCGCCCTCAAGGTCGCCAAGCAGGGCGGGCGCAACCGCGTCGCGACCCCGGCGAGCAAGGCGGCCTGA